The following are encoded in a window of Thermoanaerobacter ethanolicus JW 200 genomic DNA:
- the arcA gene encoding arginine deiminase, which translates to MEKNTNCLRVYSEIGKLKSVLLHRPGKELERLMPEFLSELLFDDIPWLKRIQEEHDKFAQALKENGVIVYYLEDLLEEVLQDTGIKEFFIYDLVSYMNTSLEVKKTITNFLKERTPKEIVDYAIAGLLKKEVHEVEPQSLVDYVYKDSPFFINPLPNCYFMRDPAAVIGNGVMISSMKTTARKREAMLLKYVFKHSKTLKVQENLLWYDYRSEYPIEGGDVLVLSKKVIAIGISERTSPQAIEEISLTLLERGEELQEIIALEIPKKRTFMHLDTVFTMVDVDKFLIYPGIKEKLKVYRITRGEKGTIRVKVEEDFTKVLETSLGLDKVNLIESGGGDEITGAREQWNDSTNTLAIAPGVVMAYNRNEITNTTLVNHGIKVIEIEGSELVRGRGGPRCMSMPLKREDI; encoded by the coding sequence TTGGAGAAAAACACAAATTGCTTGCGAGTCTATTCTGAGATTGGAAAATTAAAGTCTGTCCTCCTTCATAGGCCTGGTAAAGAATTAGAAAGGTTGATGCCTGAGTTTTTAAGTGAGCTTCTTTTTGATGATATTCCCTGGCTTAAAAGGATTCAGGAAGAACACGACAAATTTGCGCAAGCTTTAAAAGAAAACGGAGTGATAGTTTATTATTTAGAAGATTTATTGGAAGAGGTTTTACAGGATACTGGAATAAAAGAGTTTTTTATATATGATTTGGTTTCATATATGAATACTTCTTTAGAAGTTAAGAAAACAATTACAAATTTTTTAAAGGAAAGAACCCCCAAGGAAATAGTGGACTACGCTATTGCAGGACTTTTGAAAAAAGAAGTGCATGAGGTGGAGCCTCAATCTTTGGTGGATTATGTCTATAAGGATTCCCCATTTTTTATAAATCCTTTGCCAAACTGCTATTTTATGAGAGACCCTGCTGCGGTCATTGGCAATGGTGTGATGATAAGCAGTATGAAGACAACTGCTCGAAAGAGAGAAGCCATGTTGCTTAAGTATGTTTTTAAGCATTCTAAGACTTTAAAAGTACAGGAGAATCTATTGTGGTATGATTATCGTTCAGAGTATCCTATTGAGGGGGGAGACGTGTTAGTTCTCAGCAAAAAAGTAATAGCTATTGGAATAAGTGAAAGAACCTCCCCACAGGCAATTGAAGAAATTTCTCTTACTCTTTTAGAGAGAGGAGAAGAGTTACAAGAGATAATCGCTTTAGAAATTCCAAAAAAACGAACTTTTATGCATCTTGATACAGTTTTTACTATGGTGGATGTGGACAAATTTTTAATATATCCTGGTATAAAAGAAAAATTGAAGGTTTATAGGATTACAAGAGGAGAAAAGGGAACAATTAGAGTGAAGGTAGAAGAAGACTTTACAAAAGTTTTAGAGACTTCATTGGGCCTTGATAAAGTCAATTTAATTGAAAGTGGAGGAGGTGACGAGATAACAGGAGCAAGGGAACAGTGGAATGACAGCACAAATACCTTGGCCATTGCTCCAGGAGTTGTAATGGCATATAACAGAAATGAGATAACCAACACCACCTTAGTAAATCATGGAATAAAAGTTATTGAAATTGAAGGCTCTGAATTAGTGAGGGGACGCGGTGGCCCAAGGTGTATGTCGATGCCTTTAAAGAGAGAAGATATATAA
- a CDS encoding Tex family protein, with protein sequence MDRVKETLKKEFNIKDFQVENTIKLIDEGNTIPFIARYRKEATGSLSDEVLRNFYDRLTYLRNLEEKKQDTIRLIDEQGKLTEEIKAKIENATTLQEVEDIYRPFRPKRRTRATIAKEKGLEPLAKVISSNEVTDGDVEEYAKPYLNENVPTVEEAYQGAMDIIAEDISDDADIRKYIRSFTWNNGIIVTQALKQERSPYEMYYDYKEAVKTIPPHRILAINRAEREKYISVKIEIDSERIINRLIESKVNKASIFAEYYKKAIEDSYKRLIAPSIEREIRNTLTEKAEEKAIIVFKENLKSLLLQPPIKGHVVMGFDPAYRTGCKIAIVDETGKLLDTATIYPTPPQNDFENSKKVLKELIEKYNVTLIALGNGTASRESEMFIAELIKELSREVKYVIVNEAGASVYSASPIGTEEFPDINVSLRGAISLARRLQDPLAELVKIDPKSIGVGQYQHDVDQKKLGDALNGVVEDCVNSVGVDLNTASVSLLKYVSGINAAIAKNIVEYRNQIGKFTNREQLKNVKRLGEATFTQCAGFLRILDGDNIFDSTAVHPERYETLEKLLKKFGYEKEKLDRKKLKDFANSLEEYGLERISEEYDIGLPTLYDIVSELKKPGRDPREDLPKPILRSDVMTINELKPGMELMGTVRNVTDFGCFVDIGVHTDGLVHFSEMSQNYIKHPLDVVSVGDIVKVRVLSVDIERNRISLSMK encoded by the coding sequence ATGGATAGAGTAAAAGAAACATTAAAAAAAGAATTTAATATTAAAGACTTTCAAGTGGAAAATACAATAAAGCTTATTGATGAAGGAAATACAATTCCTTTTATTGCAAGGTACAGGAAAGAAGCAACAGGAAGTTTGTCAGATGAGGTTTTAAGAAATTTTTATGACCGACTTACATATTTGAGAAACCTTGAAGAGAAGAAACAGGATACTATAAGGTTAATTGATGAACAGGGAAAACTGACAGAGGAGATAAAAGCAAAAATAGAAAATGCTACAACTTTACAAGAGGTGGAGGACATATACAGGCCTTTTAGGCCAAAAAGAAGGACAAGGGCGACCATTGCGAAAGAAAAAGGCTTGGAACCTCTTGCAAAGGTTATTTCTTCAAATGAGGTAACAGATGGGGATGTAGAGGAATACGCAAAGCCTTATCTTAATGAAAATGTTCCAACAGTTGAAGAAGCATACCAAGGGGCAATGGATATAATTGCAGAGGATATATCTGATGACGCTGATATAAGAAAATACATAAGAAGTTTTACGTGGAATAACGGAATTATAGTGACACAAGCGTTAAAACAAGAAAGGTCTCCCTATGAGATGTATTATGACTATAAAGAAGCTGTAAAGACAATACCGCCTCATAGAATACTGGCGATAAATAGGGCAGAAAGGGAAAAATACATATCTGTAAAAATTGAGATAGATAGTGAAAGGATAATAAATAGGCTTATAGAATCAAAAGTAAATAAAGCTTCAATATTTGCAGAGTATTATAAGAAGGCAATTGAAGATTCCTATAAAAGGCTTATTGCTCCTTCAATAGAGAGGGAAATAAGGAATACTCTTACGGAAAAAGCAGAAGAAAAGGCAATAATAGTTTTTAAAGAAAATCTAAAAAGTCTTTTACTCCAGCCGCCAATAAAAGGACACGTTGTTATGGGATTCGACCCAGCGTATAGGACAGGGTGCAAGATTGCCATTGTGGATGAAACGGGAAAACTTTTGGATACTGCAACAATCTACCCTACTCCTCCTCAAAATGATTTTGAAAATTCTAAAAAGGTTTTAAAAGAATTAATAGAAAAATACAATGTCACTTTAATCGCTTTGGGAAATGGAACTGCTTCAAGAGAGAGTGAAATGTTTATAGCAGAGCTTATAAAAGAACTTTCAAGAGAGGTAAAATATGTGATAGTGAATGAAGCAGGGGCATCAGTCTATTCTGCTTCTCCAATAGGTACAGAGGAATTTCCTGATATAAACGTAAGTTTAAGAGGAGCTATCTCACTGGCGCGAAGGCTTCAAGACCCATTGGCAGAGCTTGTAAAAATTGATCCAAAGTCCATCGGGGTAGGACAGTATCAACACGATGTAGATCAGAAAAAACTGGGAGATGCTTTAAACGGTGTTGTAGAAGATTGTGTAAACAGCGTAGGAGTTGATTTAAACACTGCATCAGTATCTTTATTAAAATACGTTTCAGGAATAAATGCTGCTATCGCCAAGAATATTGTAGAATATAGAAATCAAATAGGGAAATTTACAAATAGGGAGCAGCTTAAAAATGTAAAAAGGTTAGGAGAAGCCACTTTTACACAATGTGCCGGTTTTCTAAGGATTTTAGATGGAGACAATATCTTTGACTCAACAGCAGTTCACCCAGAGAGGTACGAAACTTTAGAAAAACTTTTGAAAAAATTTGGATATGAGAAAGAAAAACTAGATAGAAAAAAGTTAAAAGATTTTGCTAATTCTCTAGAAGAATACGGATTAGAGAGGATTTCAGAGGAATACGATATAGGACTTCCTACTCTTTATGATATAGTTTCAGAGCTTAAAAAACCTGGAAGAGATCCCAGAGAGGATTTGCCTAAGCCAATTTTGAGGTCTGATGTAATGACTATAAATGAGCTAAAACCAGGCATGGAGCTTATGGGAACAGTTAGAAATGTCACTGATTTTGGCTGCTTTGTAGATATAGGGGTTCATACTGATGGGCTTGTCCACTTTTCTGAGATGTCTCAAAACTACATAAAACATCCTCTTGATGTGGTTTCAGTGGGAGACATTGTAAAAGTGAGAGTTTTAAGTGTTGACATTGAGAGAAATAGAATTTCTCTTTCAATGAAATAA
- a CDS encoding amidohydrolase, whose product MYLLKGGKILTMAGKIYEKGDVLIDDGKIVDVGEDLIAPLDAEVIDVQGLTVMPGLIDAHCHLGMWENAMGFEGADGNEATDPITPQLRAIDGINPMDKYFEEAYQAGVTTVATGPGSANVIGGQFAVIKTYGKRIDDMIVKEPAAIKVAFGENPKSVYHEQHKMPSTRMAVAALLRQELIKAQEYMEKMEHAEEDKKPERDLGLEALVKVLKREIPLKAHAHRADDIFTALRIAKEFNVDITIDHCTDGHLIVDELVKENAKVIVGPSLSERSKIELVNLSFKTAGILSKAGLTVAIMTDHPVIPLNYLPLCAALAVKDGMDEMEALKAITINPAKILGVDDRVGSIEKGKDADIVVFDGDPLEVKTRTKYVFINGKLVHKA is encoded by the coding sequence ATGTACTTATTAAAAGGTGGAAAAATCCTGACAATGGCCGGCAAAATTTATGAAAAAGGAGACGTGCTCATCGACGACGGGAAAATTGTAGATGTTGGAGAGGATTTGATTGCTCCTTTGGATGCAGAAGTGATTGATGTTCAAGGCTTAACTGTTATGCCGGGCTTAATTGATGCTCATTGCCATCTTGGAATGTGGGAAAACGCTATGGGATTTGAAGGAGCAGATGGAAACGAAGCGACAGACCCTATAACTCCGCAACTTAGAGCGATTGATGGAATAAATCCAATGGATAAGTATTTTGAGGAGGCTTATCAAGCAGGGGTTACGACTGTTGCGACAGGTCCTGGCAGTGCTAATGTTATAGGAGGGCAGTTTGCAGTTATAAAAACTTATGGTAAAAGAATAGATGATATGATAGTAAAAGAACCAGCAGCGATAAAAGTCGCTTTTGGTGAAAATCCTAAATCCGTTTACCATGAGCAGCATAAAATGCCTTCAACTAGAATGGCGGTTGCGGCTCTTTTAAGGCAAGAGCTTATAAAAGCTCAGGAGTACATGGAAAAGATGGAGCATGCAGAGGAAGACAAAAAGCCTGAAAGGGACTTAGGTCTTGAAGCATTGGTAAAAGTATTAAAGAGAGAAATTCCACTGAAAGCTCATGCTCATAGAGCAGATGATATTTTTACAGCTTTAAGAATTGCAAAAGAATTTAATGTAGATATAACCATTGACCATTGTACTGATGGCCATTTAATTGTTGATGAATTGGTGAAAGAAAATGCTAAAGTTATTGTGGGACCTTCATTGTCTGAAAGGTCAAAGATTGAGCTTGTAAATCTAAGCTTTAAGACAGCAGGTATTCTTTCAAAAGCAGGACTTACAGTTGCGATAATGACAGACCACCCTGTAATACCTCTCAATTACTTGCCTCTATGTGCTGCTTTAGCTGTAAAGGATGGTATGGATGAAATGGAGGCTTTAAAAGCCATCACCATAAACCCTGCGAAAATTTTAGGAGTTGACGACAGGGTGGGAAGCATTGAAAAAGGGAAAGACGCTGATATTGTAGTCTTTGATGGAGATCCATTGGAAGTGAAGACAAGGACAAAATATGTGTTTATTAATGGGAAATTAGTACATAAAGCATAA
- a CDS encoding copper amine oxidase N-terminal domain-containing protein: protein MKKILVFVLTGLLIFSSVLTVYAKPDKAKHELKIKTETKLEAKGETKNRLEAQTQTRFEAKVKFNEFKAKVSVNGKEIKFDVPPVVKEGRTLIPVRAVMNGLGAKVEWDQATNTITITKGDITIQFILGETKVLVNGKEYTLDVPAMEISNRTFVPVRFISEILGGKVNYDKETGDIEIEEENQTEIENNSEESTVSQDVYANTNETVTNSVYGTDEEVEGND from the coding sequence ATGAAAAAAATATTAGTTTTTGTATTGACGGGGTTATTGATTTTTTCCTCTGTTTTAACCGTTTATGCGAAGCCAGATAAGGCGAAACATGAGCTAAAAATTAAAACAGAAACTAAACTGGAGGCAAAAGGAGAAACTAAAAATCGGTTAGAAGCCCAAACACAGACGAGATTTGAAGCTAAAGTAAAATTCAATGAATTTAAAGCAAAAGTATCTGTTAATGGAAAAGAGATTAAATTTGACGTGCCACCAGTTGTAAAAGAAGGAAGGACGTTAATTCCTGTTAGAGCCGTAATGAATGGGTTAGGTGCAAAAGTAGAGTGGGACCAGGCAACAAACACTATTACAATTACAAAAGGTGATATAACAATTCAGTTTATTTTAGGTGAAACAAAAGTTTTAGTAAACGGTAAAGAATATACTTTAGACGTTCCGGCAATGGAAATAAGTAATAGAACATTTGTGCCAGTTAGATTTATATCTGAGATTTTAGGGGGAAAAGTAAATTACGATAAAGAAACAGGAGATATAGAAATTGAAGAAGAGAATCAAACGGAAATAGAAAATAATTCTGAGGAAAGTACAGTATCTCAGGATGTGTACGCAAATACAAATGAGACAGTCACAAACAGTGTATACGGCACCGATGAAGAAGTAGAGGGAAATGATTAA
- a CDS encoding TVP38/TMEM64 family protein gives MKMHKTYVINLFLVVIFAITLVVIMATFGRNFVLLIDNPYKFRQWIHSFGKFSVIVFIGVQILQVVIFAIPGEVVQIAGGYLFGTFLGTLYSVMGITIGSLICFLIARVLGYNFVRSIVSEENLKKFDYIINNPKGETILFLLFFIPGMPKDALSYIAGITPVKFYNFFIITLFARLPGIFFSAYIGANLGNKNYFMAGIVAIIAVLLFLIGVYKKDVIMEKLKKL, from the coding sequence ATGAAAATGCACAAAACTTATGTAATAAATTTATTTTTAGTAGTCATTTTTGCCATTACCCTAGTGGTTATTATGGCAACTTTTGGAAGGAATTTTGTTTTGTTAATTGACAACCCTTATAAATTTAGGCAGTGGATACACAGCTTTGGTAAGTTTAGTGTTATTGTATTTATAGGAGTTCAAATACTTCAAGTAGTTATATTTGCCATACCGGGAGAAGTAGTGCAAATTGCAGGGGGATACCTTTTTGGGACTTTTTTAGGCACTTTATATTCTGTCATGGGTATTACTATAGGTTCTCTTATTTGCTTTTTGATAGCGAGAGTTTTAGGTTATAATTTTGTGAGAAGTATTGTTTCAGAGGAAAATTTGAAAAAATTTGATTATATTATAAACAATCCTAAAGGAGAAACTATTCTTTTTTTGTTGTTTTTTATACCTGGAATGCCTAAAGATGCCCTTTCCTACATTGCAGGAATTACACCGGTTAAGTTTTACAATTTTTTCATCATTACTCTTTTTGCGAGACTTCCAGGCATATTTTTTTCAGCCTATATAGGGGCAAATTTGGGAAATAAAAATTACTTTATGGCAGGAATCGTTGCAATTATCGCAGTATTATTGTTTTTAATAGGAGTTTATAAAAAAGATGTCATAATGGAAAAATTAAAAAAACTTTAA
- the secA gene encoding preprotein translocase subunit SecA has translation MLGLVEKIFGSYSEREVKRLEPIADKVLSYEDQMARLTDAELRAKTDEFKNRLKNGETLDDILPEAFAVVREAAWRTLKMKHFRVQVIGGIVLHQGRIAEMKTGEGKTLVATLPAYLNALEGKGVHIVTVNDYLAKRDRDWMGKIYEFLGLSVGVILHDMGPEERKKAYAADITYGTNNEFGFDYLRDNMVIYKEDMVQRELNYAIVDEVDSILIDEARTPLIISGIGEKSTDMYKLADRFVRTLRKDEDYVVDEKAKAVSLTEKGVVKAEKFFGIKNLADIENMEISHHINQALKAHAIMKRDIDYVVKDGQVIIVDEFTGRLMFGRRYSEGLHQAIEAKEGVKVERESKTLATITFQNYFRMYKKLAGMTGTAQTEEQEFRAIYGLDVVVIPTNKPMIRIDHPDVIYKTEEAKFKAVVEDIVEHHKKGQPVLVGTISIEKSEKLSAMLKKRGIPHQVLNAKYHEKEAEIIAQAGRKGAVTIATNMAGRGTDILLGGNPEFIAKKKMLEEGYSKEIINEAAGYGPVSGEEVKKARERYFELLEEAKKETEKEHDEVVKLGGLYIIGTERHEARRIDNQLRGRAGRQGDPGESRFYISLEDDLMRLFGSERVKNMMDSLGIDDDQPIEHKILTKQIEQAQKKVEGINFDTRKHVLQYDDVMNKQREIIYAQRRKVLEGENLKESILEMVKSIIERNVEIYTAGSKYPEEWDIKGLLDHLYDMFLEKDSVIIDVDIDRLDKEVLADIIYEEAARQYEKKEAEIGPEQMREIERIVLLRVVDTKWMDHIDEMDQLRQGIGLRAYGQVDPLIEYKKIAFDMFEDLIQSIQEDTVKFLYHIQINKDNMIQREQVAKPISTNVDAEEKKQPVVKGKKVGRNDPCPCGSGKKYKKCCGANIKY, from the coding sequence ATGTTGGGCTTAGTTGAAAAAATATTTGGCAGCTACAGTGAAAGAGAAGTTAAGAGATTGGAACCAATTGCCGATAAGGTTTTGTCATATGAAGATCAAATGGCAAGACTTACGGATGCAGAGCTTAGGGCGAAAACAGATGAATTTAAAAATAGATTGAAAAATGGTGAAACTCTTGATGATATACTTCCCGAGGCTTTTGCGGTGGTAAGAGAGGCCGCTTGGAGAACTCTTAAAATGAAACATTTTAGAGTGCAGGTGATAGGCGGCATTGTCCTTCACCAAGGACGCATTGCTGAAATGAAAACTGGTGAAGGTAAAACCCTTGTCGCGACATTACCTGCATATCTTAATGCTTTAGAGGGCAAAGGAGTTCACATTGTAACTGTCAATGATTACTTGGCAAAAAGAGACCGCGATTGGATGGGCAAGATATACGAGTTTTTGGGGCTGAGCGTTGGAGTAATACTTCACGATATGGGCCCTGAAGAAAGAAAAAAAGCCTATGCTGCTGATATAACCTATGGAACCAACAACGAATTCGGTTTTGATTATTTAAGAGACAACATGGTTATATACAAAGAAGACATGGTGCAAAGAGAACTTAATTATGCTATAGTAGACGAGGTAGATAGCATACTGATAGACGAGGCAAGGACTCCTCTTATCATATCTGGCATAGGCGAAAAATCCACAGACATGTATAAGTTAGCCGACAGATTTGTGAGGACTTTGAGAAAAGATGAAGATTATGTAGTTGATGAAAAAGCAAAGGCTGTAAGTTTGACTGAAAAAGGTGTAGTTAAGGCAGAAAAATTTTTTGGAATTAAAAACCTTGCTGATATTGAAAATATGGAAATTTCTCACCACATTAACCAAGCCTTAAAGGCCCATGCTATAATGAAAAGAGATATAGACTATGTGGTAAAAGATGGTCAAGTCATCATAGTGGACGAATTTACAGGAAGGCTTATGTTTGGGAGAAGGTACAGTGAAGGCCTCCATCAGGCTATTGAGGCAAAGGAAGGGGTTAAGGTAGAAAGAGAAAGCAAAACTTTAGCCACCATAACATTCCAGAATTACTTTAGAATGTATAAAAAATTAGCTGGTATGACAGGTACAGCTCAAACAGAAGAGCAAGAATTTAGGGCTATTTATGGATTAGATGTTGTAGTAATACCGACTAATAAGCCGATGATAAGAATAGACCATCCTGATGTGATATACAAAACAGAAGAAGCCAAGTTTAAAGCTGTTGTTGAGGACATTGTAGAACATCATAAAAAAGGTCAGCCTGTTCTAGTTGGTACAATTTCTATTGAAAAATCTGAAAAATTAAGCGCCATGTTAAAGAAAAGAGGGATACCTCATCAAGTATTAAATGCAAAGTACCATGAAAAAGAAGCAGAGATAATAGCACAGGCAGGAAGAAAAGGAGCAGTTACAATTGCTACAAACATGGCAGGCCGTGGTACTGATATCCTTTTAGGAGGTAATCCTGAATTTATAGCTAAGAAAAAGATGCTTGAGGAGGGCTACTCAAAAGAAATTATTAACGAAGCTGCAGGATATGGCCCTGTTTCAGGCGAGGAAGTTAAAAAAGCCCGCGAGAGATATTTTGAGCTTCTTGAAGAGGCGAAAAAAGAGACTGAAAAAGAACACGATGAGGTTGTAAAGCTGGGTGGGCTTTACATTATAGGTACTGAAAGGCACGAAGCTAGGAGAATAGACAATCAGTTGAGAGGACGTGCAGGCCGTCAAGGTGACCCAGGAGAATCAAGATTTTATATATCTTTAGAAGACGACCTTATGAGACTTTTTGGCTCAGAAAGAGTAAAGAACATGATGGACAGTCTGGGAATTGATGATGACCAGCCCATAGAGCATAAGATTTTGACAAAACAAATAGAGCAGGCCCAGAAAAAGGTAGAGGGTATAAACTTTGACACTAGAAAACACGTTTTGCAGTATGACGATGTAATGAACAAACAAAGAGAGATAATATATGCCCAAAGGAGAAAGGTACTTGAAGGTGAAAACTTAAAAGAGTCTATTCTTGAGATGGTAAAAAGTATAATAGAGAGAAATGTTGAGATATATACTGCAGGAAGTAAGTATCCTGAGGAATGGGATATAAAAGGGCTTTTAGACCATCTTTACGACATGTTCCTTGAAAAAGACAGCGTGATTATTGATGTTGATATAGATAGGCTTGACAAAGAGGTTTTGGCTGACATAATATATGAAGAGGCAGCAAGACAGTATGAGAAAAAAGAGGCAGAAATTGGTCCAGAACAAATGAGGGAAATCGAAAGAATAGTTCTTTTAAGAGTTGTAGATACTAAGTGGATGGACCACATAGACGAAATGGACCAATTGCGTCAAGGCATAGGCTTAAGAGCTTATGGACAAGTGGACCCTCTTATTGAGTACAAAAAAATAGCTTTTGATATGTTTGAAGACTTGATACAAAGCATACAAGAGGATACTGTTAAATTCTTGTATCACATTCAAATTAATAAAGACAATATGATTCAAAGAGAACAGGTGGCGAAACCTATTTCCACTAATGTAGACGCAGAAGAGAAAAAACAGCCAGTTGTTAAAGGCAAAAAAGTTGGCAGAAATGACCCATGTCCTTGTGGCAGTGGTAAAAAATATAAAAAATGTTGTGGTGCCAATATAAAATACTAA
- the prfB gene encoding peptide chain release factor 2 (programmed frameshift), with protein sequence MLQDYKAEVSNMIEEIKEMGVSLDIESVKREIEEIDKKMSDPAFWSDIKKSQELAKKQKALKELLEEYNSLVSKWEDLNTLIELGLDEGDESITDEVDKEYKELKKKLEDLKIKTLLNGPYDKNNAILSIHAGSGGTEAQDWAEMLLRMYTRWANDKGFEVETLDYLQGEEAGIKSVTLMIKGPFAYGYLKSEAGVHRLVRISPFDAAGRRHTSFALVEVLPELENDIEVEIRPEDLKIDTYRASGAGGQYVNKTESAVRITHLPTGIVVSCQSERSQIQNRETAMKMLKAKLLDLMMKEKKEKIEDLKGEHREAAWGNQIRSYVFQPYTLVKDHRTNYEVGNVQAVMDGEIDGFINAYLKQKSQGIS encoded by the exons TTGTTGCAAGACTACAAAGCAGAAGTTTCAAACATGATTGAAGAAATAAAAGAAATGGGGGTTTCTCTT GACATAGAAAGTGTCAAAAGAGAAATAGAAGAAATAGACAAAAAGATGTCTGATCCTGCTTTTTGGAGCGATATAAAAAAGTCACAGGAATTAGCTAAAAAACAAAAAGCCTTAAAAGAACTTTTAGAAGAGTACAATTCTCTTGTGTCAAAATGGGAAGACTTAAATACACTTATTGAATTGGGTTTAGATGAAGGGGATGAGTCGATAACTGATGAAGTAGACAAGGAATACAAAGAGCTCAAGAAAAAGTTAGAGGATTTAAAGATAAAAACCCTATTAAATGGCCCCTATGATAAAAACAATGCCATACTTTCTATTCATGCAGGCTCAGGTGGTACAGAGGCTCAAGACTGGGCGGAGATGTTACTTCGCATGTATACAAGATGGGCTAATGACAAAGGTTTTGAAGTAGAAACCCTTGACTATTTGCAAGGAGAAGAAGCAGGAATAAAAAGTGTCACTCTTATGATAAAAGGGCCTTTTGCCTATGGATATCTTAAATCAGAGGCGGGTGTTCACCGCCTTGTGAGGATATCTCCTTTTGATGCGGCAGGTAGAAGGCATACTTCATTTGCACTTGTGGAAGTACTTCCTGAATTAGAAAATGATATTGAAGTGGAAATAAGGCCTGAGGATTTAAAAATTGACACTTATAGGGCTTCGGGTGCGGGAGGACAGTATGTAAATAAGACGGAGTCTGCTGTAAGGATTACTCACCTTCCAACAGGCATAGTGGTTTCATGTCAAAGTGAAAGGTCTCAGATTCAAAACAGAGAAACTGCCATGAAAATGCTTAAAGCTAAACTTTTGGACCTCATGATGAAAGAGAAGAAAGAAAAAATCGAAGACTTAAAAGGAGAGCATAGAGAGGCAGCATGGGGCAACCAAATAAGGTCTTATGTCTTCCAGCCTTATACCCTTGTTAAAGACCACAGGACAAATTATGAAGTGGGAAATGTTCAGGCAGTGATGGATGGGGAAATAGATGGATTTATAAACGCTTATCTAAAGCAAAAATCACAAGGGATATCTTAA
- the argF gene encoding ornithine carbamoyltransferase, whose protein sequence is MAFNLKGRSLLTLKDYTPQEITYILDIAKQVKAERKAGVVHQRFLGKTIALIFEKRSTRTRCAFETAFGEEGGHPVFLSTDDIQLGAKESIEDTARVLGRMFDAIEFRGFKQETVEILAKYAGVPVYNGLTDEYHPTQVLADLMTIEEEFGSLKGRKLVFVGDGRNNMANTLAVGCAKMGMHYVINSPKELWPSQEFIDEIRQMAAENGGTFELTSVPGEGLEGADAIYTDVWASMGEEAKATEREALLRPFQVNEEMMKKTGREDTIFLHCLPAVKGQEVTFDVIEGKQSRVWDQAENRKHTIKAVMIATLL, encoded by the coding sequence ATGGCATTTAATTTAAAGGGCAGGAGTTTATTAACTTTAAAAGATTACACCCCTCAAGAAATAACATATATTTTAGACATTGCTAAACAAGTAAAAGCAGAAAGAAAAGCAGGGGTTGTACATCAAAGATTTTTAGGTAAGACTATTGCTCTCATTTTTGAAAAGAGGTCCACAAGAACGAGATGCGCTTTTGAAACTGCCTTTGGTGAAGAAGGAGGACATCCAGTATTTTTATCAACAGATGACATTCAGTTGGGAGCTAAAGAATCAATAGAGGATACTGCAAGAGTTTTAGGAAGAATGTTTGATGCAATAGAATTTAGAGGGTTTAAACAGGAGACCGTGGAAATTTTGGCAAAATATGCAGGTGTTCCTGTGTACAATGGCTTAACTGACGAATATCATCCAACTCAAGTTTTGGCTGACCTTATGACAATAGAAGAAGAATTTGGGAGTTTAAAAGGAAGAAAGCTTGTATTTGTAGGGGACGGAAGGAATAACATGGCTAATACTTTAGCGGTAGGCTGCGCTAAGATGGGGATGCATTATGTGATTAATTCTCCAAAAGAATTGTGGCCTTCACAAGAGTTCATAGATGAAATCAGGCAAATGGCAGCTGAAAATGGAGGAACTTTTGAACTTACTAGTGTGCCAGGAGAGGGCCTTGAAGGTGCAGATGCTATTTACACCGATGTGTGGGCGTCAATGGGAGAAGAAGCAAAGGCTACAGAGAGGGAAGCTCTTTTGAGACCTTTCCAAGTGAATGAGGAAATGATGAAAAAGACAGGAAGAGAAGATACTATATTTTTGCATTGCTTGCCCGCAGTAAAAGGACAAGAAGTTACTTTTGATGTTATAGAAGGAAAACAATCTAGAGTGTGGGACCAAGCAGAAAATAGAAAACATACAATTAAAGCTGTGATGATTGCTACTCTGCTTTAA